In Paenibacillus sp. FSL M7-0420, a single genomic region encodes these proteins:
- a CDS encoding Na+/H+ antiporter subunit D: protein MNNLLVLPLLIPAFTAVILIFLKERIKLQRILSAISVLVNIAVALIIMYQVHTDGIQTLYMGGWIPPYGIVFVADMFAALLVLTAAVVGAACLFFSFASIGEERERFYYYTFFHFLLTGVFGSFLTGDLFNLFVCFEVLLVASYAMIVLGGTRIQLRETLKYILVNVISSTLFVAAIAYLYAATGTLNMAHLAIRVGEAGQGGVMNVIAVLLLLVFSLKAGLLLFFWLPDSYSAPPQAVRALFGALLTKVGLYAITRTFSLIFVHDMGLTHSLIGWMAGATMILGAIGALAYNDLSRIFNYNIVISVGFIAFGISVATQDSLSGVVFYLMHDMVAKALLFFLGGLIVAASGTEQLRLMGGLIRRYPWTGWMFFVLTLALVGVPPLSGFAGKVMMVRSGFGEQHTALALIALASSFVVLYSLIKVFQQVFWGGEKSDEEIRPLRYKAMMVPAAALFVLVILMGIGAEWVNGYVGQAGAVLADPAAYINAVMKE, encoded by the coding sequence ATGAACAACCTGCTTGTACTGCCTTTGCTGATCCCGGCCTTTACGGCGGTCATCCTGATTTTTCTCAAGGAACGAATTAAGCTGCAGCGTATCCTCAGTGCCATCAGTGTGCTGGTGAATATCGCAGTAGCGCTTATCATTATGTACCAGGTCCATACAGATGGGATTCAGACGCTGTATATGGGAGGATGGATTCCGCCTTACGGCATCGTCTTCGTAGCTGATATGTTCGCAGCGCTGCTCGTCTTGACGGCTGCGGTGGTAGGGGCAGCTTGCCTGTTCTTCTCCTTCGCCAGCATTGGAGAGGAGCGGGAGCGGTTCTACTACTATACATTCTTCCATTTCCTGCTCACCGGTGTGTTCGGCTCGTTCCTGACAGGTGACCTGTTCAACCTGTTTGTCTGCTTCGAGGTGCTGCTGGTTGCCTCCTACGCCATGATTGTTCTGGGTGGAACCCGGATACAGCTGCGTGAGACGCTCAAGTATATCCTTGTCAACGTAATTTCCTCCACCTTGTTCGTAGCGGCGATTGCTTATCTGTACGCGGCGACAGGCACGCTGAATATGGCTCATCTGGCCATCCGTGTGGGAGAGGCCGGGCAGGGCGGAGTCATGAATGTGATTGCTGTACTCCTGCTGCTGGTGTTCTCGCTCAAAGCAGGCCTGCTGCTATTCTTCTGGCTGCCGGATTCGTACAGTGCTCCTCCGCAGGCGGTAAGGGCATTGTTCGGCGCACTGCTTACCAAGGTGGGGCTGTATGCCATCACCAGAACGTTCTCGCTGATTTTTGTCCATGACATGGGCCTGACCCATTCGCTGATCGGCTGGATGGCAGGGGCCACTATGATTCTTGGAGCCATAGGGGCACTCGCCTATAATGATCTAAGCCGGATCTTCAATTATAATATTGTCATCAGTGTCGGCTTCATCGCCTTCGGTATCTCCGTGGCTACCCAGGATTCGCTGAGCGGGGTGGTATTCTATCTGATGCACGATATGGTTGCCAAGGCACTGCTGTTCTTCCTGGGCGGTCTGATTGTCGCAGCTTCGGGGACGGAGCAGCTGAGGCTGATGGGCGGTCTGATCCGCCGGTATCCGTGGACGGGCTGGATGTTCTTCGTCCTGACGCTGGCGCTGGTCGGCGTTCCTCCGCTTAGCGGTTTTGCCGGGAAGGTCATGATGGTCCGCAGCGGCTTCGGGGAGCAGCATACCGCGCTTGCGCTTATCGCTCTGGCTTCCAGCTTCGTCGTCTTATATTCACTGATCAAAGTCTTCCAGCAGGTATTCTGGGGAGGCGAGAAGAGCGATGAAGAGATCCGTCCTCTGCGCTACAAAGCTATGATGGTACCGGCTGCGGCACTGTTTGTGCTCGTCATCCTGATGGGTATCGGCGCCGAGTGGGTGAACGGCTATGTGGGGCAGGCAGGCGCAGTCCTCGCTGATCCGGCAGCGTACATTAATGCTGTCATGAAGGAGTAG
- the gdhA gene encoding NADP-specific glutamate dehydrogenase, with translation MVPTLSSEVSNEAVQYVQRIYAEVQKRDPHEPEFHQAVQEFLESITPVLTRHPQYMKHGILERLVEPERSISFRVPWVDDAGNTQVNRGFRIQFNSAIGPYKGGLRFHPSVYLGIIKFLGFEQIFKNSLTGLPMGGGKGGSDFDPKDKSDQEVMRFTQSFMTELYRHIGQDTDVPAGDIGVGAREIGYMFGQYKRIHGGHAAGVLTGKGLLYGGSLARKEATGYGCVYFVQEMLSSRGASFKDSKVVISGSGNVSIYAIEKAQQLGAHVIACSDSNGYIHDPQGINLDTVKRLKETDRLRISEYVKEHPHAEYVEGCSGIWSLPCDIALPCATQNELDLESARTLILNGVKAIGEGANMPTTLQAVELFLENQVLFAPAKAANAGGVAVSGLEMSQNSMRLSWTFEEVDEKLQVIMKNIYSRTVQAAEDYGVAGNLVAGANIAGFLKVADTMLAQGIV, from the coding sequence ATCGTTCCTACACTATCGTCAGAAGTATCAAATGAGGCTGTGCAGTACGTGCAGCGGATCTATGCAGAGGTCCAGAAGCGCGACCCGCATGAGCCAGAATTTCACCAGGCTGTCCAGGAATTCCTGGAGAGCATCACCCCCGTTCTGACCCGCCACCCCCAGTATATGAAGCACGGGATTCTCGAGCGGCTGGTTGAGCCTGAGCGCAGCATCTCCTTCCGCGTCCCTTGGGTGGACGATGCCGGTAATACGCAGGTTAACCGCGGCTTCCGCATTCAATTCAACAGTGCCATCGGTCCCTACAAAGGCGGCCTGCGCTTCCATCCTTCGGTCTACCTCGGGATTATCAAGTTCCTGGGCTTCGAGCAGATTTTCAAAAACTCGCTGACCGGCCTGCCCATGGGCGGCGGCAAGGGCGGCAGCGACTTCGATCCCAAGGATAAATCGGATCAAGAGGTTATGCGCTTCACCCAGAGCTTCATGACGGAATTGTACCGCCACATTGGACAGGATACAGATGTTCCTGCAGGGGATATCGGTGTAGGCGCGCGCGAGATCGGCTATATGTTCGGCCAATACAAACGGATTCACGGCGGGCATGCTGCCGGTGTTCTTACCGGAAAAGGGCTGCTCTATGGCGGCAGTCTGGCGCGCAAGGAAGCTACCGGCTATGGCTGTGTATACTTCGTGCAAGAGATGCTGTCATCACGCGGAGCAAGCTTCAAGGACAGCAAGGTGGTCATCTCCGGTTCCGGGAATGTCTCCATCTACGCCATCGAGAAGGCTCAGCAGCTGGGGGCCCACGTGATTGCCTGCAGTGATTCGAACGGTTACATTCATGATCCGCAGGGCATCAATCTGGATACGGTCAAAAGACTGAAGGAAACAGATCGCCTGCGCATCAGCGAATATGTGAAGGAGCACCCGCATGCCGAGTATGTTGAAGGCTGTAGCGGAATCTGGAGCCTGCCTTGCGACATCGCTCTGCCGTGTGCCACGCAGAACGAGCTCGATTTGGAATCCGCCCGGACTCTAATTCTGAACGGAGTTAAGGCCATTGGCGAAGGCGCCAATATGCCGACCACTCTCCAAGCGGTGGAGCTGTTCCTGGAGAACCAGGTGCTGTTTGCTCCAGCCAAGGCAGCCAATGCCGGCGGTGTAGCGGTCTCGGGCCTGGAGATGAGCCAGAACAGCATGCGTCTGTCCTGGACCTTCGAAGAGGTGGACGAGAAGCTGCAAGTCATTATGAAAAATATCTACAGCAGAACCGTTCAGGCAGCAGAGGATTACGGCGTCGCCGGTAACCTGGTTGCCGGTGCCAACATCGCCGGGTTCCTGAAGGTTGCCGATACCATGCTGGCGCAGGGTATTGTGTAA
- a CDS encoding Na(+)/H(+) antiporter subunit C, with the protein MEILIALAIGVLFTVGVYLVLSKSLLRILLGTTLLTHGVHLLLLTMAGLKTGASPLLGEKADSYVDPLPQALILTSIVISFGVSAFFIVLAYRAYRSAGTDDVEGSKGERP; encoded by the coding sequence ATGGAGATCCTTATTGCCCTGGCGATCGGTGTCTTGTTTACCGTAGGTGTCTATCTGGTCCTGTCCAAAAGTCTGCTCCGCATCCTGCTCGGGACGACGCTGCTGACGCACGGCGTTCATCTGCTGCTGCTGACGATGGCAGGCCTGAAGACGGGCGCTTCACCTCTGCTTGGCGAGAAGGCGGACAGTTATGTCGATCCGCTGCCGCAGGCGCTTATCCTGACTTCCATTGTAATCAGCTTTGGGGTATCCGCGTTCTTCATCGTTCTGGCCTACCGGGCTTACCGCTCGGCGGGGACGGATGATGTGGAAGGAAGCAAGGGGGAGAGACCATGA
- a CDS encoding Na+/H+ antiporter subunit A, producing MPLLHITVLVPFLMALLIALLRGRVRKLHRGWLVLAAPLMLFIYFFTRIPVIKGGDLGYETLPWIPSLGIDLVFHLDGLSLLFALLITGMGTLVFIYSIFYLDKRKEELTPFYVYLLLFMGAMLGVVLSDNLMVLYGFWELTSVSSFLLIAYWHRRQKSRYGAQKSMLITVFGGLAMFAGFLMLYVMTGTFSIREIWSQVGDISGQTLFIPAMLLILLGAFTKSAQFPFHIWLPDAMEAPTPVSAYLHSATMVKAGLYLVARFSPVFAGQHEWFWIVSGVGLITLIYGSIQAMKQTDLKALLAYSTISQLGLIMGLLGMGSAASFYTGEQAVFYTAATTAALFHLINHAIFKGSLFMVVGIVDHETNTRDLRKLGGLVSLMPVTFTLALIGSFSMAGLPPFAGFLSKEMFFTAVLNIRQLDIFSPGAFFTIFPVLAWIASIFTFAYSMIMVFHTFFGKYQPEKLDKKPHEAPLGLLLPPVILALLAVITGFFPNILSGTLIVPGMNAIHPELAASSPFYVNIYFWHGFTAEVWMTLGVILLGIIVYRVYGRFSLVDKEWRSGLTLTQVYDGSIRLVEGLSRAVTGLYMTGSMRHYLMYIFTLIIAVVGGTMLYSEGITFGQGSYAPVTFFEVVAVLVLLTGALAIPFAKSRVSAILLTGMVGYMVTLLFILFRAPDLALTQMIVEVVSVTLFLLCFRHLPKLKREKVRLRVKVPRLIIALGFGITMTLVALAALGSSPFESISTYYVENSYKLGGGKNIVNVLLVDFRGFDTMFEITVLGLASLAIYSMIKLQLEQDHTPVLTRNKPEESTRRYTRSNDVLLQSVAKVAFVIIITFSLYLFFAGHNQPGGGFIGALMAAAALVLVAIAFGTEFVEKVLPVDYRKLIAVGIMIAFLTGIGSFVFDAPFLTQAFGYFELPVMGKTELTTAMLFDLGVYLSVIGVTMNIIFTIGRDN from the coding sequence TTGCCTTTGCTGCATATAACCGTTCTTGTTCCGTTTCTTATGGCCCTGCTGATAGCGCTTCTACGCGGGAGGGTACGCAAGCTCCACAGAGGATGGCTTGTACTGGCCGCACCGCTGATGTTATTTATCTACTTCTTTACCCGTATTCCGGTCATCAAGGGAGGGGATCTCGGATATGAGACATTGCCATGGATTCCTTCCCTTGGGATTGATCTGGTCTTCCATCTCGATGGATTAAGCCTGCTGTTCGCCTTGTTAATCACGGGAATGGGCACCCTGGTCTTTATCTATTCCATCTTTTATCTGGACAAACGCAAGGAAGAGCTGACTCCTTTCTATGTGTATCTGCTGCTGTTCATGGGAGCTATGCTGGGAGTCGTCCTATCCGATAACCTGATGGTGTTATACGGATTCTGGGAGCTTACGAGTGTCTCATCTTTCCTTCTGATTGCCTACTGGCACCGGAGACAGAAATCACGCTACGGCGCGCAAAAGTCGATGCTGATCACTGTCTTCGGCGGTCTGGCGATGTTCGCAGGCTTCCTGATGCTGTATGTGATGACAGGTACCTTCAGCATCCGCGAGATCTGGAGCCAGGTGGGCGACATCAGCGGACAAACGCTGTTCATCCCCGCAATGCTGCTTATTCTGCTGGGTGCCTTCACCAAATCGGCCCAGTTTCCGTTCCACATCTGGCTGCCTGATGCAATGGAAGCGCCGACTCCGGTCAGTGCGTATCTGCATTCAGCAACCATGGTCAAAGCCGGTTTATATCTGGTAGCACGGTTCAGCCCGGTGTTTGCGGGGCAACATGAGTGGTTTTGGATAGTGTCGGGCGTCGGCCTGATCACCTTGATCTATGGATCGATCCAGGCGATGAAGCAGACGGACCTGAAGGCTCTGTTAGCTTATTCTACAATCAGCCAGCTCGGTCTGATTATGGGATTACTCGGCATGGGATCGGCAGCTTCCTTTTATACAGGGGAACAGGCTGTATTCTATACCGCCGCAACAACGGCAGCACTCTTTCATTTAATTAATCATGCCATATTCAAAGGTTCGCTCTTCATGGTGGTCGGAATTGTCGACCATGAGACGAATACCCGTGATCTGCGCAAGCTGGGGGGGCTGGTGTCCCTGATGCCGGTAACCTTCACGTTAGCGCTGATCGGCAGCTTCTCAATGGCGGGCCTTCCGCCGTTTGCCGGATTCCTGAGCAAGGAAATGTTCTTCACGGCTGTGCTGAATATCAGACAGCTGGATATCTTCAGCCCCGGGGCCTTCTTTACAATATTCCCGGTGCTGGCGTGGATTGCAAGCATATTTACCTTTGCATACAGCATGATTATGGTCTTCCATACCTTCTTTGGCAAATATCAGCCGGAGAAGCTGGACAAAAAACCGCATGAAGCGCCCCTCGGCCTTCTGCTTCCGCCAGTAATTCTGGCACTGCTGGCCGTGATCACCGGCTTCTTCCCGAACATACTGTCGGGGACACTGATCGTGCCGGGGATGAATGCCATTCATCCGGAGCTTGCAGCCAGCTCGCCTTTTTACGTCAACATCTATTTCTGGCACGGGTTCACCGCCGAGGTCTGGATGACGCTGGGAGTGATCCTTCTCGGGATTATCGTATACCGCGTATATGGCCGGTTCAGCCTTGTGGATAAGGAATGGCGCAGCGGCCTCACGCTGACACAGGTATATGACGGGAGTATCCGGCTCGTGGAGGGACTGTCCCGTGCGGTGACAGGGCTATACATGACCGGTTCGATGCGTCATTATCTGATGTATATTTTCACCCTGATTATCGCCGTAGTAGGCGGTACTATGCTTTATTCGGAGGGCATTACGTTTGGCCAGGGGAGCTACGCTCCGGTCACCTTCTTTGAAGTTGTTGCCGTACTGGTCCTGCTGACCGGTGCGCTCGCTATACCATTCGCGAAGTCCAGAGTCTCGGCGATTCTGCTTACCGGAATGGTCGGTTACATGGTGACGCTATTGTTCATCCTGTTCCGCGCACCCGATCTGGCCCTCACCCAGATGATTGTTGAAGTGGTCTCGGTCACGCTGTTCCTGCTCTGCTTCCGGCATCTGCCGAAGCTGAAGCGGGAGAAGGTCAGGCTGCGGGTCAAGGTGCCGAGGCTGATCATCGCCTTAGGCTTCGGGATCACGATGACGCTGGTGGCGCTGGCCGCGCTAGGCAGCAGTCCGTTCGAGTCTATCTCAACCTACTATGTGGAGAATAGTTATAAGCTTGGCGGCGGCAAGAACATCGTCAATGTCCTGCTGGTGGATTTCCGCGGCTTCGATACCATGTTCGAAATTACGGTGCTGGGGCTGGCGTCGCTGGCCATCTACTCGATGATCAAGCTGCAGCTGGAGCAGGATCATACGCCTGTTCTGACCAGAAACAAACCGGAGGAGAGCACGCGCCGCTATACCCGCAGCAATGATGTGTTGCTGCAATCGGTGGCAAAAGTAGCCTTCGTGATCATCATCACTTTCTCCCTGTATCTGTTCTTCGCGGGTCATAATCAGCCGGGCGGCGGCTTTATCGGAGCCTTGATGGCTGCTGCGGCGCTGGTGCTGGTCGCGATTGCCTTCGGTACGGAGTTTGTGGAGAAGGTGCTGCCGGTCGATTACCGCAAGTTAATCGCAGTCGGGATTATGATCGCTTTTCTCACCGGAATCGGTTCCTTTGTCTTCGATGCTCCGTTCCTGACCCAGGCCTTCGGTTACTTTGAACTGCCGGTCATGGGCAAGACGGAGCTAACCACGGCGATGCTGTTCGATCTGGGAGTCTACCTCTCGGTGATTGGTGTCACGATGAATATTATCTTTACGATCGGGAGGGATAACTAA
- a CDS encoding DUF2625 family protein yields the protein MHLLTVAELVDVENHAWEEIRELLSQGSRTYRLEAAEAEQAVQTLVRLQVSTKSYLGAIAYETGGIVFEHGWITLLGAGAEGIFGSLTSWNGLSTADNIPPLPGMLIVAYDAAGGFFGLDTGRFGQTGHIYYYAPDVLKWETTELTYSGFIGWLAEGDLDLFYETFRWEGWEEEVQQLEPGQVMGYYPPLWTKEGSGRLSSKEPVSILEAWHSAGSEGTE from the coding sequence ATGCACTTATTAACTGTAGCAGAATTAGTAGATGTGGAGAACCACGCCTGGGAAGAGATCAGGGAGCTGCTGAGTCAGGGATCGCGCACCTACCGGCTGGAGGCGGCAGAAGCGGAACAGGCGGTACAGACGCTGGTCCGCTTGCAGGTCAGCACGAAATCCTATCTGGGAGCGATAGCCTACGAGACAGGAGGAATTGTGTTCGAGCATGGCTGGATTACGCTGCTTGGCGCGGGAGCCGAAGGCATCTTCGGAAGCCTGACCTCATGGAATGGCCTGTCTACAGCGGACAATATTCCTCCCCTGCCGGGAATGCTGATTGTGGCCTACGATGCGGCAGGCGGCTTCTTCGGCCTCGATACGGGGCGGTTCGGGCAGACAGGTCATATCTATTATTATGCCCCGGATGTCCTGAAGTGGGAGACAACGGAGCTGACCTATTCAGGCTTCATCGGCTGGCTGGCAGAAGGGGACTTGGATCTGTTCTACGAAACCTTCCGCTGGGAGGGCTGGGAAGAGGAGGTCCAGCAGCTTGAGCCGGGCCAGGTCATGGGCTATTACCCGCCGCTGTGGACGAAGGAAGGCAGCGGCCGGCTTAGCAGCAAAGAGCCAGTATCTATTCTGGAGGCCTGGCATTCAGCGGGAAGTGAGGGCACGGAATGA
- a CDS encoding AraC family transcriptional regulator yields MKLNEHIQWWNHASVRIMDIRRGRLPAGSALPYYQLPSSAFLYAAQGQAQVQLDELQTTLRRNQLVHGGRGAILAVRADEAFEYFLVLYKAVLMLPQSNRVISLLEQENPARLQYSFSPAYTHPLLDRLERMYIEWLTADPLQHLYVRSLFLQFVHEVLVQMKQQGLVPVQPDLLAQALRYMREHYREPITLDTLAEQFDCSVSYLSKLFKSRMQAGPIRVLTQIRMERAAHDLLYSGYTVQEIAERTGYPDAHTFSRNFKKQYGCPPVQFRMNMDAELLVQGSPVVHPITALVAHNSKCYSIQSSENYYHLQRKGGLPVMRGTKTASMATAVLLLCVTLLLSACSGSGAGTSANNGAAGNKAPSSLSTAIPGGETAAPGSNTGSTAAATKVYTDGKGEVTIPVNPQRIIDLTGSAIGNLLVLGVKPVAASDDSLKNPFHAGQLDDIVNIGAEPNAEAILKLDPDLILTFDYIEEAQYEQLVQIAPVVRLKYGGGTPQDLLLEFGKITGKEAEAQQWIDGWNDRIAEVKPKITEVVGDQTVSILQPYAKGIYAWGNKGGRGGEILYGDLGLKAPEIIRTTLIDGEGFGGNLSLELLPEYAGDYIFTSNWGWDDGDANVVYGSKDWKSLPAVKNNRVYFIDEKGSYYNDPISLEAQLKFIVESFLGTGQ; encoded by the coding sequence ATGAAGCTGAACGAACATATACAGTGGTGGAACCATGCATCGGTCAGGATTATGGATATCCGCAGAGGGAGGCTTCCGGCAGGCTCGGCGCTTCCATATTATCAGCTGCCTTCGAGTGCGTTCCTGTATGCTGCTCAGGGACAGGCGCAAGTGCAGCTGGATGAGCTACAGACTACCTTGAGACGTAATCAGCTTGTGCATGGCGGGCGGGGGGCTATTCTTGCGGTGCGTGCAGATGAAGCCTTCGAATACTTCCTGGTGCTGTACAAGGCAGTGCTGATGCTGCCCCAGTCCAACAGAGTGATAAGTCTGCTGGAGCAGGAGAATCCGGCCAGGCTTCAATACAGCTTCAGTCCCGCTTACACGCATCCCTTGCTGGACCGGCTTGAGCGGATGTACATAGAGTGGTTAACCGCAGATCCTCTGCAGCATCTCTATGTGAGATCGCTGTTTCTTCAATTTGTCCATGAAGTGCTGGTTCAGATGAAGCAGCAGGGGCTTGTTCCGGTTCAGCCGGACCTGCTGGCTCAAGCACTGCGGTACATGCGTGAGCATTACAGGGAGCCGATCACGCTGGACACTCTGGCTGAACAGTTTGATTGCAGCGTAAGCTATCTGAGCAAGCTGTTCAAGAGCCGGATGCAGGCAGGGCCCATCCGTGTACTGACACAGATCCGCATGGAGAGAGCTGCGCATGATCTGCTGTATAGCGGATATACCGTGCAGGAGATTGCGGAACGGACAGGCTATCCCGATGCCCATACCTTCAGCCGGAATTTCAAGAAGCAGTATGGCTGCCCGCCGGTACAATTCAGAATGAACATGGACGCGGAGCTGCTTGTACAAGGATCGCCTGTCGTTCATCCGATTACTGCCCTTGTAGCTCATAATTCCAAGTGCTATAGTATCCAAAGTAGTGAGAACTATTATCATTTACAGCGAAAAGGGGGATTACCAGTGATGCGGGGAACGAAGACGGCATCTATGGCTACAGCGGTTCTATTATTGTGTGTAACCTTGCTGCTAAGCGCATGTTCGGGGTCTGGTGCAGGAACATCGGCGAATAACGGTGCGGCAGGTAACAAGGCGCCATCATCCTTGAGTACGGCCATTCCTGGGGGCGAAACGGCGGCTCCGGGCTCCAATACAGGCAGTACGGCTGCAGCAACGAAAGTTTATACTGACGGCAAGGGGGAGGTTACCATTCCGGTAAATCCGCAGCGGATTATTGATCTGACAGGCAGCGCCATCGGCAATCTGCTGGTGCTCGGTGTGAAGCCGGTCGCAGCTTCGGATGACTCCTTGAAGAATCCGTTCCATGCGGGTCAGCTGGATGATATCGTTAATATTGGAGCGGAACCGAATGCTGAGGCTATTCTGAAGCTGGACCCGGATCTGATTCTGACTTTTGACTATATCGAAGAAGCCCAGTATGAGCAGCTTGTCCAGATCGCTCCGGTGGTCCGGCTGAAATACGGCGGGGGCACTCCGCAGGATCTGCTTCTGGAATTCGGCAAGATTACCGGCAAAGAGGCGGAGGCACAGCAGTGGATTGACGGGTGGAACGATAGAATTGCTGAAGTGAAGCCGAAGATTACTGAAGTTGTCGGTGACCAGACAGTATCGATTCTCCAGCCTTATGCGAAGGGCATCTATGCCTGGGGCAACAAGGGAGGAAGAGGCGGTGAGATTCTGTACGGGGACCTCGGCCTTAAGGCACCGGAGATTATCCGGACCACTTTGATTGACGGGGAAGGCTTCGGCGGGAACTTGTCGCTTGAGCTGCTGCCGGAGTATGCGGGAGACTATATTTTCACCAGCAACTGGGGCTGGGATGACGGGGATGCGAATGTTGTGTATGGCAGCAAGGACTGGAAGTCACTCCCGGCTGTGAAGAATAATCGCGTCTATTTCATTGATGAGAAGGGCTCCTATTATAATGACCCGATCTCTCTGGAAGCACAGCTGAAATTCATTGTGGAGAGCTTTCTGGGAACGGGACAATAA
- a CDS encoding metallophosphoesterase family protein, whose product MKKSKAGRERLKVVTIAEEPLEWIPYVTAARGSQDIVYERLPIYRGEILGLPKEVEALIIASDLQGMALHDNGEYGGSLVGEKLPETLEHLLQLHLPDVNQDKVLVCLCGDLYGDTAVRGSSGDPLPVWRAFRSRFQAVLGVNGNHDDLSPEGEAELASTGGIHLFSKPSVLLHKGLMVAGLGGVTGRGDRPNRTPEPEYLETLGHLLQRGPHILLLHQGPEVPAAGLHGHSATLAQLEAGPELLVCCGHIHWHQPLAELGNGTQVLNTDGRVLIFTAASPD is encoded by the coding sequence ATGAAGAAGAGTAAGGCGGGCAGAGAAAGGCTTAAGGTCGTCACGATTGCCGAAGAACCGCTGGAATGGATACCATATGTCACTGCAGCACGTGGAAGCCAGGATATTGTATATGAACGGCTACCAATATACCGGGGGGAGATTCTGGGGTTGCCGAAGGAGGTGGAGGCGCTGATTATAGCCTCTGACCTTCAGGGAATGGCTCTTCATGACAACGGCGAATACGGCGGCTCTCTGGTGGGTGAGAAGCTTCCGGAGACGCTGGAGCATCTGCTTCAGCTCCATCTGCCGGACGTCAATCAGGATAAGGTGCTGGTATGTTTATGCGGGGATTTATACGGGGATACTGCCGTAAGAGGTTCGAGCGGCGACCCGCTCCCGGTATGGAGAGCCTTCCGCAGCAGGTTCCAGGCGGTGCTGGGTGTGAACGGCAACCATGATGACCTGTCCCCTGAAGGAGAAGCTGAGCTTGCATCTACAGGGGGAATTCACCTGTTCTCTAAGCCGTCAGTCCTGTTGCACAAGGGATTGATGGTAGCGGGACTAGGAGGAGTTACGGGAAGAGGAGACCGGCCCAACCGCACCCCGGAACCTGAATATTTGGAGACGCTGGGACACCTGCTCCAGCGCGGGCCCCATATTCTGCTGCTGCATCAGGGGCCGGAGGTGCCCGCAGCAGGACTTCATGGACATTCAGCGACCCTCGCACAATTGGAAGCTGGACCGGAGCTTCTGGTCTGCTGCGGACATATTCATTGGCACCAGCCGCTAGCTGAGCTAGGGAACGGTACACAGGTGCTTAACACGGACGGAAGGGTGCTGATCTTCACCGCTGCCAGCCCGGACTGA
- a CDS encoding diaminopimelate dehydrogenase: MTSTIKVGIVGYGNLGKGVQQAIEQNSDMELVAIFTRRDPQQLADITGTRTEHISAAEQYIGKIDVMILCGGSATDLPEQTPQLARLFNTVDSFDTHAKIPDFFAAVDKSAREGGSVSVISTGWDPGMFSMNRLLMQSILPVGEDYTFWGTGVSQGHSDAIRRVPGVKAGVQYTVPVQEVIDSIRGGETPQLSTREKHRRECYVVAEAGADRDAITRTIVEMPNYFADYDTTVQFITDEELAAEHSGMPHGGFVIRSGVTGGGSKQIAEFGLKLDSNPEFTASVLAAYARAAVRLKQEGQTGAKTVFDIPLGHLSPRSAEELRRELL, encoded by the coding sequence ATGACATCAACCATTAAAGTAGGCATCGTCGGATACGGAAATTTGGGTAAAGGGGTACAGCAGGCTATTGAGCAGAACTCCGATATGGAGCTGGTAGCCATATTCACCCGCAGAGATCCGCAGCAGCTGGCAGACATCACAGGAACGCGCACCGAGCACATCTCAGCCGCCGAGCAGTACATAGGCAAGATTGATGTAATGATTCTGTGCGGCGGTTCCGCAACAGATCTGCCGGAGCAGACTCCGCAGCTGGCCCGGTTATTCAACACGGTGGACAGCTTTGACACTCATGCCAAAATCCCTGATTTCTTCGCTGCGGTGGACAAGTCTGCCCGCGAAGGCGGCAGCGTAAGTGTGATCTCCACCGGCTGGGACCCGGGCATGTTCTCCATGAACCGGCTGCTGATGCAGTCCATCCTGCCGGTAGGCGAGGATTATACGTTCTGGGGTACAGGAGTCAGCCAAGGGCATTCGGATGCGATCCGCCGGGTTCCCGGTGTGAAGGCAGGCGTGCAATATACCGTGCCGGTCCAGGAGGTTATTGACAGCATTCGCGGAGGCGAGACTCCGCAGCTGTCCACCCGCGAGAAGCACCGCCGGGAATGCTACGTAGTGGCTGAAGCAGGAGCAGACCGCGATGCCATTACCCGGACGATTGTGGAGATGCCGAACTATTTCGCCGATTACGACACAACGGTTCAATTCATTACGGACGAGGAGCTTGCTGCTGAGCATTCAGGGATGCCGCATGGCGGCTTCGTCATCCGCAGCGGAGTGACCGGAGGCGGAAGCAAGCAGATCGCCGAATTCGGGCTGAAGCTGGACAGCAACCCGGAATTCACCGCCAGCGTGCTGGCAGCCTATGCCCGTGCTGCTGTACGGCTGAAGCAGGAAGGCCAGACAGGAGCTAAGACTGTATTCGACATTCCGCTCGGCCACCTGTCCCCGAGATCGGCTGAGGAGCTGCGGCGCGAGCTGCTGTAG